The following are encoded in a window of Caldicellulosiruptor danielii genomic DNA:
- the dpsA gene encoding dipicolinate synthase subunit DpsA, which translates to MEKHIGVIGGDQRILILAETLSENGFDVLLWATDKSKAFNSPNITFAKSLDEIIEKSKVLVGPIPFTQDGKYIFTPLSQQLVEIQSLIEKLSGKNIVLVASVIPESVKNFCKEKDVNFFDLYEKEELAILNAIPTVEGCLMIAIEKMPVTLHSSNILILGYGRIGKLLAKTLKGFEANIYVASRKSSDLTWCKALGFLPVHLCDIAKYINKMDLIVNTIPAMVVTKEMIDKIRDDTLIIDLASKPGGVDFEYAKKKGIEVVHALSLPGRVAPVTAAQYISEVLLSLLEEIWG; encoded by the coding sequence ATGGAAAAACATATAGGTGTTATTGGTGGTGACCAGAGGATTTTGATTTTAGCTGAAACTCTATCTGAAAATGGATTCGATGTTTTGCTCTGGGCAACAGATAAAAGCAAAGCATTTAATAGTCCAAATATAACCTTTGCAAAAAGTTTAGATGAAATTATTGAAAAATCAAAGGTATTAGTAGGACCAATTCCCTTCACACAGGATGGAAAGTATATATTTACACCTCTTTCTCAGCAGTTGGTAGAGATACAAAGTTTAATAGAAAAACTGTCTGGCAAAAATATTGTGCTCGTTGCAAGTGTAATTCCTGAAAGTGTAAAAAATTTTTGCAAAGAAAAGGATGTAAATTTTTTTGACCTTTATGAAAAAGAAGAACTTGCAATACTGAACGCAATTCCAACTGTTGAAGGGTGTTTGATGATTGCAATTGAGAAGATGCCAGTTACCCTTCACTCTTCAAATATTTTAATACTTGGATATGGAAGAATAGGTAAACTACTTGCTAAAACATTGAAGGGATTTGAAGCAAATATATATGTGGCTTCAAGGAAAAGCTCAGACTTGACATGGTGCAAAGCATTAGGTTTTCTGCCAGTCCACCTGTGTGATATAGCAAAGTATATAAATAAAATGGATTTGATTGTCAATACTATTCCTGCCATGGTTGTGACAAAGGAAATGATAGATAAGATAAGAGATGATACTCTAATAATTGACCTTGCCTCAAAACCGGGCGGAGTGGATTTTGAATATGCGAAAAAAAAGGGGATTGAAGTTGTGCATGCACTTTCTCTTCCTGGCAGGGTGGCACCAGTTACAGCTGCCCAATATATATCTGAAGTGCTGTTGAGTTTGCTGGAAGAAATCTGGGGGTGA
- a CDS encoding dipicolinate synthase subunit B — MSLEKLKIGFAITGSFCTFDQIIPIIEELKNQGAIITPILSEKVQTTDTRYGKADEIVKKIVYMCENPPITNIVEAEPVGPKKLFDVLIVAPATGNFIAKLANGIVDETPVMCAKAHLRNQRPLVIAISTNDALGLNCKNLATLLNTKNIYFVPFKQDDPLSKPNSLVAEYSLLIPTIIEALSGKQIQPLLLCPGTKK, encoded by the coding sequence GTGAGCTTAGAGAAACTGAAAATTGGGTTTGCTATTACAGGGTCGTTCTGTACATTTGACCAAATAATACCTATAATTGAGGAACTCAAAAACCAAGGTGCAATCATAACACCAATATTAAGTGAAAAAGTTCAGACAACAGACACACGGTATGGAAAAGCCGATGAAATTGTAAAAAAGATAGTCTATATGTGCGAGAATCCCCCAATAACAAATATTGTGGAAGCAGAACCTGTTGGTCCAAAGAAACTCTTTGATGTACTGATTGTGGCTCCTGCAACAGGGAACTTTATTGCCAAACTTGCAAATGGAATTGTTGATGAGACTCCTGTTATGTGTGCAAAAGCTCATCTCAGAAATCAAAGACCGCTTGTTATCGCAATATCTACAAATGATGCTCTTGGCCTTAATTGTAAAAATCTTGCTACACTTCTTAACACAAAAAATATCTACTTCGTCCCATTTAAGCAGGATGACCCTTTATCGAAACCAAATTCACTTGTTGCAGAATACTCTCTTCTCATTCCTACAATAATTGAAGCGCTTTCTGGCAAGCAAATTCAGCCGCTTTTACTCTGTCCTGGTACAAAAAAATGA
- a CDS encoding YgiQ family radical SAM protein, producing the protein MAFLPICREDMKKRGWDELDFVFVCGDAYVDHPSFGHAIISRIIEDYGFRIGIIPQPDWRDSKSITVLGRPRIAFLVSAGNLDSMVAHYTSFKKPRSEDYYSPGMKTGKRPNRATIVYCNLIRKEYGDVPIIIGGIEASLRRFAHYDYWSDKVRASILIDSSADLLIYGMGEKPLFEILPRLKKGENVKEIKDVQGTCYVAKDIQHLEGKDYIIIDSYEKVKEDKVAYARAFAIQYREQNPHTGKIIVQPHRNLYVVQNPPAKPLTTEEMDYVYSLPYERNYHPIYEKEGGIKALEEVKFSIVSHRGCFGGCNFCALHFHQGRIIQKRSQKSILEEVKKLTKLPDFKGYIHDVGGPTANFRNPACSFQLERGACKNRQCLFPKPCKNLEVDHSEYFELLEKIRKIKGVKKVFIRSGIRYDYLLLDKNYRKFLEKLCMYHISGQLKIAPEHVSNNVLKYMGKPPKEVYEKFVKEYFETNKRLGKKQYIIPYLMSGHPGTKLDDAIELALFLKRNGFVPEQVQDFYPTPGTVSTTMYYTELDPFTLEKLYVPKTLKEKIMQRALLHFHNPKNYDLVYEALKIAKREDLIGYGKDHLIPPKQEDGGNKSVSKNNRRKKNSARNKE; encoded by the coding sequence ATGGCTTTTTTGCCTATTTGCAGAGAAGATATGAAAAAGCGCGGATGGGACGAGCTTGACTTTGTATTTGTGTGTGGAGATGCGTATGTTGACCATCCATCTTTTGGCCATGCAATAATATCACGAATAATAGAAGATTATGGTTTTAGAATTGGAATAATTCCTCAACCTGACTGGAGAGATTCAAAAAGCATAACAGTGTTGGGAAGACCGCGGATTGCTTTTTTAGTGTCGGCAGGGAACCTTGACTCTATGGTGGCACATTACACTTCGTTTAAAAAGCCAAGGAGCGAGGATTATTATTCGCCCGGAATGAAAACGGGGAAAAGACCAAACAGAGCAACAATTGTTTATTGCAATTTAATAAGAAAAGAGTATGGTGATGTTCCCATCATAATTGGTGGGATAGAGGCTTCTTTGAGAAGATTTGCTCATTATGATTACTGGTCTGATAAGGTGAGAGCTTCGATTTTGATAGACAGCAGTGCTGATCTTTTAATATACGGAATGGGCGAAAAGCCATTGTTTGAGATTCTACCAAGGCTCAAAAAAGGAGAAAACGTAAAAGAGATAAAAGATGTTCAAGGAACGTGTTATGTTGCAAAGGATATTCAGCATCTTGAGGGAAAAGACTATATCATCATTGACAGCTATGAAAAAGTAAAAGAAGACAAAGTGGCGTATGCCCGCGCTTTTGCTATTCAGTACAGAGAACAAAATCCACACACAGGAAAGATAATTGTCCAGCCACATAGAAATTTGTATGTTGTTCAAAATCCACCTGCAAAACCTTTGACAACAGAAGAGATGGACTATGTTTATTCTCTGCCATATGAGCGAAACTATCATCCAATTTATGAAAAAGAGGGCGGTATAAAAGCTCTTGAAGAGGTCAAGTTCAGCATTGTATCTCACAGAGGGTGCTTTGGAGGCTGTAATTTCTGTGCTCTTCACTTTCATCAGGGAAGAATTATTCAAAAAAGGAGCCAGAAGTCAATCTTAGAGGAGGTAAAAAAGCTAACAAAACTTCCTGATTTTAAAGGGTATATTCATGATGTTGGTGGACCTACTGCAAACTTCAGAAATCCTGCATGTAGCTTTCAGCTTGAGAGAGGTGCTTGCAAAAACAGGCAATGTCTTTTTCCCAAACCATGCAAAAATTTGGAGGTTGACCACAGCGAATATTTTGAACTTTTAGAGAAGATAAGAAAGATAAAAGGTGTAAAGAAGGTATTTATAAGGTCGGGAATAAGGTATGACTATCTTCTGCTTGACAAAAACTACAGAAAGTTTTTGGAAAAACTCTGCATGTACCATATTTCTGGCCAGTTAAAAATAGCACCTGAACATGTCTCGAATAATGTGTTAAAATATATGGGTAAGCCTCCGAAAGAGGTGTATGAGAAATTTGTAAAAGAATATTTTGAGACAAATAAAAGGCTTGGGAAAAAACAGTATATCATTCCTTATCTTATGTCAGGACATCCAGGGACAAAACTTGATGATGCAATTGAGCTTGCATTGTTTCTGAAAAGAAATGGGTTTGTACCAGAACAGGTACAGGACTTTTATCCAACACCCGGAACTGTATCAACTACAATGTATTACACCGAATTAGATCCATTTACCTTAGAAAAGCTCTATGTTCCAAAGACGTTAAAAGAAAAGATAATGCAAAGAGCTCTTTTGCACTTTCACAATCCAAAAAATTATGATTTGGTTTATGAGGCTTTGAAGATAGCAAAAAGAGAAGATTTGATAGGATATGGCAAAGACCATTTGATTCCACCAAAACAAGAAGATGGAGGTAACAAAAGTGTCAGCAAAAATAATAGACGGAAAAAAAATAGCGCAAGAAATAAAGAATGA
- the folD gene encoding bifunctional methylenetetrahydrofolate dehydrogenase/methenyltetrahydrofolate cyclohydrolase FolD codes for MSAKIIDGKKIAQEIKNEVKIEVEKLKQQGIEPTLAVVIIGDDPASRSYVNSKKKACSEVGINSVEFALSKHTTQDELESLIDRLNRDEKINGILVQLPLPNGLNEKRICTKILPHKDVDGFHPLNVGMVATGIEFERAIKPCTPFGIIELLKRENIEIKGKHAVVIGRSNIVGKPLALLLLRENATVTICHSYTKDLKEICKQADILVAAVGKPRFVTSDMVKEGAVVIDVGINRDESTQKLVGDVDFETIEKVASFITPVPGGVGPMTVAMLMKNTLFATMLQNNLV; via the coding sequence GTGTCAGCAAAAATAATAGACGGAAAAAAAATAGCGCAAGAAATAAAGAATGAGGTAAAGATTGAGGTTGAAAAACTAAAACAACAGGGAATAGAGCCAACTTTGGCTGTTGTAATTATAGGAGATGACCCGGCATCCAGAAGCTACGTGAATTCCAAGAAAAAAGCATGTAGCGAGGTTGGAATAAATTCTGTGGAGTTTGCCCTGAGCAAACACACAACTCAAGATGAGCTTGAGAGCTTGATTGATAGACTGAACAGGGATGAGAAAATAAACGGCATATTGGTTCAGCTTCCACTACCAAATGGACTTAATGAAAAAAGAATTTGCACAAAAATCCTTCCTCACAAGGATGTTGACGGGTTTCATCCCCTCAATGTTGGAATGGTTGCAACTGGCATAGAGTTTGAGAGAGCAATCAAACCGTGCACGCCATTTGGGATTATTGAGCTTTTGAAAAGAGAAAATATAGAGATAAAGGGAAAACATGCTGTTGTGATAGGAAGAAGCAATATTGTAGGGAAGCCCTTGGCTTTACTTCTTTTGAGAGAAAACGCAACAGTTACCATTTGCCATTCATATACAAAGGATTTAAAAGAGATTTGCAAACAGGCAGATATCCTTGTTGCTGCAGTTGGAAAGCCAAGATTTGTCACATCTGATATGGTAAAAGAAGGAGCAGTTGTAATTGACGTTGGAATAAATAGAGATGAAAGTACCCAAAAACTTGTTGGTGATGTTGACTTTGAAACTATAGAAAAAGTGGCATCGTTTATTACACCTGTTCCCGGCGGTGTTGGACCAATGACAGTTGCTATGCTTATGAAAAATACACTTTTTGCTACCATGCTTCAAAACAATCTGGTGTAA
- the rimO gene encoding 30S ribosomal protein S12 methylthiotransferase RimO, whose product MIKVGFISLGCNKNLVDSEIMMGACVKKGFEITSNAEDADVIVVNTCGFINDAKQESIDTILDMAEYKNKKCKFLIVTGCLTQRYKDEILEQMPEVDAVLGVKEMLKLPEVIKDLYEGKQKIKVFDDTSSFLYTSSIPRVIATPKYYAYIKIAEGCNNRCSYCSIPLIRGKYTSRPIEDILKEAKELAEKGYQEIVLTAQDTTKYGLDLYGKKMLSSLLEELEKIEKIKWIRFLYSYPEDVDENLIEVVKSSSKVVNYFDIPIQHINDRILKLMNRKTTKEGIKRLIEKIRRSFDEVVIRTTVLVGFPTETDREFEELCSFLRWAEFDRLGAFKYSQEELTPASQLPQVDDEVKQRRYEKVLSIQRKISKKQNKKRVGREYEVVIETKDKNNFYIGRSQFEAPEVDGKVLVFSQNKLTAGQFVKVKILDAFEYDLVGEII is encoded by the coding sequence TTGATAAAGGTTGGATTTATCTCACTGGGGTGCAACAAAAACCTTGTTGACAGTGAAATAATGATGGGTGCTTGTGTAAAGAAAGGATTTGAAATCACCTCGAATGCAGAGGATGCAGATGTAATTGTTGTAAACACATGTGGTTTTATAAACGATGCAAAACAGGAATCCATAGATACCATATTAGACATGGCTGAATATAAGAACAAAAAATGCAAATTTTTGATAGTGACAGGGTGTTTGACACAGAGGTATAAAGATGAGATATTAGAGCAGATGCCAGAGGTTGATGCAGTACTTGGTGTGAAAGAAATGTTAAAACTGCCAGAAGTAATAAAAGATTTATATGAAGGCAAACAGAAGATAAAAGTGTTCGATGATACTTCTTCGTTTTTGTATACAAGTTCAATACCAAGAGTGATTGCCACGCCCAAATACTATGCCTACATAAAGATAGCTGAAGGGTGCAACAACAGATGTTCTTATTGTTCCATACCACTTATTAGAGGCAAGTATACAAGCAGACCCATTGAAGATATATTAAAGGAAGCAAAAGAATTAGCAGAAAAAGGATACCAGGAAATTGTTCTCACGGCTCAGGATACTACAAAGTATGGTTTGGATTTGTATGGAAAGAAGATGTTATCTTCTTTACTTGAAGAGCTTGAAAAAATTGAAAAAATCAAGTGGATAAGATTTTTATACTCTTACCCAGAGGATGTTGATGAAAATCTTATTGAGGTGGTAAAATCTTCTTCTAAAGTAGTTAACTATTTTGACATTCCAATTCAGCATATAAATGATAGAATATTAAAGCTCATGAACAGAAAGACAACAAAAGAAGGTATAAAAAGGCTGATAGAGAAGATAAGAAGAAGTTTTGATGAGGTTGTAATAAGGACAACAGTTTTGGTTGGGTTTCCCACAGAAACAGATAGAGAGTTTGAAGAGCTTTGCAGTTTTTTAAGGTGGGCTGAGTTTGACAGGCTTGGTGCTTTTAAGTACTCACAGGAGGAACTGACGCCTGCTTCGCAGCTTCCTCAGGTCGATGATGAAGTAAAACAAAGAAGATATGAAAAGGTTTTGAGTATTCAAAGAAAAATTTCTAAAAAGCAGAACAAAAAGCGAGTGGGCAGAGAATACGAAGTTGTTATAGAAACAAAAGATAAAAACAACTTTTATATTGGAAGGAGCCAGTTTGAAGCACCAGAAGTCGACGGAAAAGTTCTGGTGTTTTCCCAAAATAAACTGACAGCTGGCCAGTTTGTGAAGGTCAAGATACTCGATGCGTTTGAGTACGATTTGGTAGGAGAGATAATTTGA